In Geotalea uraniireducens, one genomic interval encodes:
- a CDS encoding sigma 54-interacting transcriptional regulator, with the protein MIVNKDEFFREVTLRICSSLQISTAFGRTFEYLRKLFPVDHMFLDIADMSLGATRRIAFATTGTEIPEEISPLPQGLLEWVRELRAPFILNASDQNYQIQSFAPFIKLKGHSDIAVPLRIEEVLIGFLILRAKEGKFTPEHVELLATVAEPFTIALANVLAHEEVVIYRDRLIDDNHFLNREIFALMGDDIIGGNSGLRNVMEMVRQVAPLNNTVLLMGETGTGKEVIANAIHFASPRKDGPFIKVNCGAIPENLIDSELFGHEKGAFTGAAGEKRGRFERATGGTVFLDEIGELPLQAQVRLLRVLQNREIERVGGDRPISVDIRVIAATHRNLESMVSENQFREDLWFRLNVFPIIVPPLRQRKEDVPALIRYFVELKSRELGIAMPPAIAPGALERLTNYGWPGNVRELENLVERELIRHQSGQLRFDSLLISVKGEEAQPLAGENGDGPLNLDAAMSLHINKVLKMTRGKIHGPGGAAELLGINPNTLRGRMSKLGIMLGRKTR; encoded by the coding sequence ATGATTGTCAACAAAGATGAATTTTTTAGGGAGGTTACACTTAGGATATGCAGTAGCCTTCAGATTAGTACGGCCTTTGGCCGGACGTTCGAGTATCTGCGGAAGCTTTTCCCTGTCGACCACATGTTCCTTGACATCGCAGACATGAGTCTCGGAGCGACCCGCCGTATCGCCTTCGCAACCACGGGCACAGAGATCCCAGAAGAAATCAGTCCGCTCCCTCAAGGACTTTTAGAATGGGTGAGAGAATTACGAGCACCGTTCATTCTGAATGCCTCAGATCAGAATTATCAGATTCAATCCTTTGCGCCCTTCATCAAGCTCAAGGGGCATTCCGACATTGCCGTACCGCTTAGAATCGAAGAGGTATTAATCGGATTCCTCATCCTTCGCGCTAAAGAGGGGAAATTCACCCCCGAACATGTGGAGTTGTTGGCAACCGTGGCTGAGCCATTTACTATTGCGTTGGCCAATGTGTTGGCACACGAGGAGGTAGTAATATACCGGGACAGGCTCATTGACGATAACCACTTTCTAAACAGGGAGATCTTCGCCCTGATGGGAGACGATATTATTGGAGGGAATTCAGGGCTGCGCAACGTGATGGAGATGGTTCGTCAGGTGGCACCTTTAAATAACACGGTGCTCCTGATGGGGGAAACCGGAACAGGGAAGGAAGTAATTGCAAACGCAATACATTTTGCCTCACCTCGGAAGGATGGACCCTTTATCAAGGTTAACTGCGGCGCCATTCCCGAGAACCTTATTGATAGCGAGTTATTCGGCCACGAGAAGGGCGCGTTCACTGGAGCGGCAGGAGAAAAGCGTGGGCGCTTCGAGCGGGCAACAGGTGGCACCGTCTTTCTCGACGAGATCGGGGAGTTACCTCTCCAAGCTCAAGTCCGACTTTTGCGTGTGCTCCAGAATAGAGAAATTGAAAGGGTGGGGGGAGACAGGCCTATCTCTGTCGACATTCGAGTAATCGCCGCCACCCACCGCAACCTGGAAAGCATGGTTTCGGAAAACCAGTTTCGTGAGGATCTATGGTTCAGGCTGAACGTATTCCCGATCATAGTGCCACCACTCAGACAGCGAAAAGAAGACGTCCCAGCACTAATACGTTATTTTGTGGAACTTAAGAGCCGTGAACTTGGTATAGCCATGCCCCCTGCCATTGCACCCGGTGCACTGGAAAGGCTTACGAACTATGGCTGGCCAGGTAATGTCAGGGAGTTGGAAAACCTAGTGGAGAGGGAACTCATCCGACATCAGTCAGGACAGCTGAGATTCGATTCACTGCTCATTAGTGTGAAAGGCGAGGAAGCACAGCCCTTGGCGGGAGAAAATGGTGATGGTCCGTTAAATCTCGATGCAGCGATGTCCTTGCATATCAATAAGGTCCTCAAAATGACCAGAGGTAAAATTCATGGTCCAGGAGGTGCGGCGGAACTGCTTGGCATCAACCCTAACACGCTGAGGGGGCGAATGAGCAAGCTTGGCATCATGCTTGGACGAAAAACGCGGTAA
- the rpsU gene encoding 30S ribosomal protein S21: protein MQVSVQGNDIEKALKHLKRKLQTEGFFKEIKKRKYYEKPSVKKKRKQQEAERKRRKAMRSRKPERD, encoded by the coding sequence GTGCAAGTCAGCGTTCAGGGAAACGACATTGAAAAAGCCCTCAAGCATCTGAAGCGAAAGCTGCAGACCGAAGGTTTTTTCAAGGAGATCAAGAAACGCAAGTATTACGAAAAGCCCTCCGTGAAGAAAAAGCGGAAACAGCAGGAAGCCGAGCGAAAGCGGCGGAAAGCAATGAGATCCAGAAAGCCGGAGCGAGACTAG
- a CDS encoding nucleoside deaminase, with the protein MDPYMQAAIAEARQGLAEGGIPIGSVLVHHGTIIGKGYNRRVQLGSPILHGEMDALENAGRLPASVYRESILYTTLSPCPMCSGAILLYGIPEVVIGENRTFTGEEDLLRSRGVTVTVLQERECIEMMSRFIAERPALWNEDIGTEEDKR; encoded by the coding sequence ATGGATCCGTACATGCAGGCAGCCATTGCCGAGGCACGGCAGGGACTGGCGGAGGGGGGAATCCCGATCGGCTCGGTCCTCGTCCACCACGGCACGATCATTGGCAAGGGCTACAACCGGCGGGTACAACTGGGCAGCCCGATTCTCCACGGTGAGATGGATGCCCTGGAAAACGCCGGCCGGTTGCCGGCCAGCGTTTACCGGGAATCGATCCTCTATACCACCCTCTCGCCCTGCCCGATGTGCAGCGGGGCGATCCTCCTCTACGGCATCCCGGAGGTGGTGATCGGCGAAAACCGGACCTTCACCGGCGAGGAAGATCTGCTCCGCTCCCGGGGAGTCACCGTGACGGTGCTCCAGGAACGGGAGTGCATCGAGATGATGAGCCGCTTCATCGCCGAGCGCCCGGCGCTCTGGAACGAAGACATCGGCACCGAAGAGGACAAGCGATAA
- a CDS encoding cold-shock protein, producing the protein MVQGRVKWFNDSKGFGFLEQENGADVFVHFSAITGNGFKSLSEGDEVSFDIVEGPKGLQAANVTRI; encoded by the coding sequence ATGGTACAAGGCAGGGTAAAGTGGTTCAACGACAGTAAAGGATTCGGTTTCCTCGAGCAGGAGAACGGCGCGGACGTCTTCGTGCATTTTTCGGCGATCACCGGCAACGGCTTCAAATCCCTGAGTGAAGGCGATGAGGTTTCCTTCGACATCGTGGAGGGGCCGAAAGGGCTCCAGGCCGCCAACGTCACCCGGATCTAA
- a CDS encoding EamA family transporter, whose protein sequence is MNSFAFTLIVFSALMHALWNLFVKQSTHKTIFIWWMFLASLGLFTLLLPLLPGEFPHPDGTIVSLAAASAGCFVLYHLCCGRAYHGGDLSLTYPLTQTSMIYVPLWGVLVLGEHLNLPGLCGIALVISGAYTLQLRQLSPGELLRPFRRFGEPSIRAALAAGFVYSIGAIIDKTGVTRYPPVYFTYLLVLFMLLFMTLNLLRPRYRRGIAAEWRQNRRLIVLSGPVVMASFLSFRYGLSLAPVSYAVPARQVSILIGVLIGILFLGETCGRIRSFAALLIFAGVMLIRFG, encoded by the coding sequence ATGAATAGCTTCGCCTTCACGCTGATCGTCTTTTCCGCCCTGATGCACGCCCTCTGGAACCTGTTCGTCAAACAGAGCACCCACAAAACGATCTTCATCTGGTGGATGTTCCTGGCCTCGCTCGGACTTTTCACGCTGTTGCTGCCGCTGTTGCCGGGAGAATTCCCCCATCCCGACGGGACCATCGTCAGCCTGGCGGCGGCCAGCGCCGGCTGTTTCGTCCTCTACCATCTCTGCTGCGGCCGCGCCTATCACGGCGGCGACCTGTCGCTGACCTACCCGCTAACCCAGACGTCGATGATCTACGTGCCACTCTGGGGGGTCCTGGTCCTCGGCGAGCACCTGAACCTGCCCGGGCTCTGCGGCATCGCCCTGGTGATCTCCGGCGCCTATACCCTGCAGTTGCGCCAACTCTCGCCGGGCGAGTTGCTTCGCCCGTTCCGCCGCTTCGGCGAGCCGTCGATCCGGGCAGCGCTGGCCGCCGGCTTCGTCTACTCGATCGGCGCCATCATCGATAAAACCGGGGTGACCCGCTATCCGCCGGTCTATTTCACCTACCTGCTCGTGCTGTTCATGCTCCTCTTCATGACCCTCAACCTGCTCCGGCCCCGCTACCGGCGCGGCATCGCCGCCGAATGGCGGCAAAACCGGCGGTTGATCGTCCTCAGCGGCCCGGTGGTCATGGCATCGTTCCTCTCCTTCCGCTACGGGCTCAGCCTGGCGCCGGTGAGCTATGCCGTCCCGGCACGCCAGGTCAGCATCCTGATCGGCGTCCTGATCGGCATCCTCTTCCTCGGCGAAACCTGCGGCCGGATCCGCTCCTTCGCCGCGCTGCTGATCTTCGCCGGGGTCATGCTGATCCGCTTCGGCTGA
- a CDS encoding FMN-dependent NADH-azoreductase — MKKLLYVTCNLKPAEQSRSLTLGKEFLDTYIKYHPDDEVHFLDLYRDNIQRIDTDVLSGWGKMRNGASFASLSIDEQRKVGRIWKHADQFIAVDKYVFVTPMYNLGFPAEFKMYIDAVCVVGKTFSYTPIGPVGLLKDQGRKCLHIHSSGGFHFGKQEDHSVPYLRSVMKFMGIDDFEAIVLEGVDAIPDSADEFKVAAAEKARNAAINY, encoded by the coding sequence ATGAAAAAGCTTCTCTATGTTACCTGCAACTTGAAACCGGCGGAACAATCGCGCAGCCTCACTCTCGGAAAAGAATTCCTCGATACATACATTAAATATCACCCAGATGATGAGGTGCATTTTCTTGACCTTTACCGTGACAACATCCAGCGAATCGATACCGATGTGTTAAGTGGCTGGGGAAAAATGCGCAATGGCGCAAGTTTCGCCTCACTCTCCATCGACGAGCAGCGCAAGGTCGGGCGCATCTGGAAGCATGCCGATCAATTCATAGCCGTCGATAAATACGTATTTGTGACACCAATGTACAATCTGGGGTTTCCGGCAGAATTCAAAATGTACATTGATGCGGTTTGCGTGGTTGGTAAAACGTTTTCATATACCCCTATTGGCCCTGTGGGCCTCCTGAAAGATCAAGGCAGGAAGTGTCTTCATATTCACTCGTCGGGCGGATTTCATTTTGGCAAGCAAGAGGACCATTCAGTGCCCTACCTCCGATCCGTCATGAAATTCATGGGAATTGACGATTTTGAAGCAATCGTATTGGAGGGGGTCGACGCCATCCCTGATAGTGCCGATGAATTCAAGGTCGCGGCAGCGGAAAAAGCCCGCAACGCTGCGATTAACTACTGA
- a CDS encoding DEAD/DEAH box helicase — MEFSEFKFHQRVAAGVDAAGYTTPTPIQAEAIPAVMAGGDVLGLAQTGTGKTAAFALPILHRLMEGKRGFVRALVIAPTRELAEQIHTSICALGKQTRLRSVTVYGGVGVNPQVEKLRRGAEIVVACPGRLLDHLGQGTIDLSRLEVLVLDEADQMFDMGFFPDIRRILKQLPAERQNLLFSATMPDEIRHLAHEVLRDPVTVQVGNTAPPVTVSHALYPVEQHLKTPLLLELLQHTDTESVLVFTRTKHRAKRLGEQLEKAGYRAASLQGNLSQNRRQAALDGFRNGTFQILVATDIAARGIDVSQVSHVINYDIPDTVEAYVHRIGRTGRAARSGDAFTLVTGEDAAMVRSIERTLKQSLERRRLEGFDYAVPAPKKNTEFARPPRPPRSSPAGRTAGPAAGRGARTAAAPAPPAAKGPAGQGRPAGGRPGPTAGPGRPRNGRSGRGR, encoded by the coding sequence ATGGAATTCAGCGAATTCAAATTCCACCAGCGGGTAGCCGCCGGCGTTGATGCCGCCGGCTATACCACGCCGACGCCGATCCAGGCCGAGGCGATCCCGGCGGTGATGGCGGGAGGCGACGTCCTCGGCCTGGCCCAGACCGGCACCGGCAAGACCGCCGCCTTTGCCCTGCCGATCCTCCACCGGCTGATGGAGGGGAAACGGGGCTTCGTCCGGGCGCTGGTCATCGCCCCGACCCGCGAACTGGCCGAGCAGATCCACACCAGCATCTGCGCCCTCGGCAAGCAGACCCGGCTGCGGAGCGTGACCGTCTACGGCGGGGTGGGGGTCAATCCCCAGGTGGAGAAGCTCCGCCGGGGCGCGGAGATCGTCGTTGCCTGCCCCGGCCGGTTGCTCGATCACCTCGGTCAGGGGACCATCGATCTTTCCCGGCTGGAGGTGCTGGTTCTCGACGAAGCGGACCAGATGTTCGACATGGGATTTTTCCCCGACATCCGGCGCATCCTGAAGCAGCTCCCCGCAGAGCGGCAAAACCTGCTCTTTTCGGCAACCATGCCCGACGAGATCCGCCACCTCGCCCACGAGGTGCTGCGCGATCCGGTCACCGTCCAGGTGGGGAATACCGCGCCGCCGGTCACGGTCAGCCATGCCCTCTACCCGGTGGAGCAGCATCTGAAGACGCCGCTTTTGCTCGAACTGCTCCAGCATACCGACACCGAATCGGTACTGGTCTTTACCCGGACCAAGCACCGGGCCAAGCGGCTCGGCGAGCAGCTGGAGAAGGCCGGTTACCGGGCGGCGTCGCTGCAGGGGAACCTTTCGCAGAACCGGCGGCAGGCCGCCCTCGACGGCTTTCGCAACGGCACCTTCCAGATTCTCGTCGCCACCGATATCGCCGCCCGGGGCATCGATGTCTCCCAGGTCTCGCACGTGATCAACTACGACATCCCGGATACCGTCGAGGCTTACGTCCACCGGATCGGCCGGACCGGTCGCGCCGCCCGAAGCGGCGACGCCTTCACCCTGGTGACCGGCGAGGATGCGGCGATGGTCCGGAGCATTGAGCGGACCCTGAAGCAGTCGCTGGAGCGGCGGCGCCTGGAGGGGTTCGACTACGCCGTGCCGGCGCCTAAGAAGAATACCGAGTTCGCCCGGCCGCCGCGGCCGCCGCGGTCGTCACCGGCGGGGCGAACCGCCGGCCCGGCAGCGGGTCGGGGGGCACGAACCGCCGCTGCCCCGGCACCGCCGGCGGCAAAGGGGCCCGCCGGCCAGGGGCGGCCAGCGGGGGGGAGACCGGGGCCGACCGCCGGGCCGGGCCGACCGCGGAACGGTCGCTCCGGCAGGGGACGTTGA
- the wrbA gene encoding NAD(P)H:quinone oxidoreductase, whose translation MKVLVLYYSMYGHIHRMAEAVAEGVREVAGAEAVLRRVPETLPPEVLKMMGAVEAQQALAYIPVCTVDELTGYDAIIFGTPTRFGNMCGQMRQFLDATGGLWLKGALVGKVGSVFASSATQHGGQESTILTFHPFLLHQGMVVVGLPYAFAGQMRNDEITGGSPYGASTIAGTQGERQPSDNELAAARFQGRHVATIAAKLAG comes from the coding sequence ATGAAAGTTCTGGTTCTTTATTACTCGATGTACGGTCATATTCACCGGATGGCGGAAGCGGTTGCCGAAGGGGTGCGTGAAGTGGCGGGGGCCGAGGCGGTGCTCCGCCGGGTCCCGGAAACGCTGCCGCCGGAAGTGTTGAAAATGATGGGTGCGGTGGAGGCCCAGCAGGCGCTCGCTTACATCCCGGTCTGCACGGTCGATGAACTGACCGGCTACGATGCGATTATCTTCGGCACGCCAACCCGCTTCGGCAACATGTGCGGCCAGATGCGCCAGTTCCTGGATGCCACCGGCGGTCTCTGGCTGAAGGGGGCGTTGGTTGGCAAGGTCGGCAGCGTCTTTGCCAGTTCCGCCACCCAGCACGGCGGTCAGGAATCGACCATTCTGACGTTCCACCCCTTCCTGCTCCACCAGGGGATGGTCGTCGTCGGCCTGCCCTACGCCTTTGCCGGGCAGATGCGCAATGACGAGATTACCGGCGGTTCGCCCTACGGCGCCTCGACCATTGCCGGCACCCAGGGCGAGCGGCAGCCGAGCGACAACGAACTGGCCGCCGCCCGGTTCCAGGGCCGGCACGTGGCGACCATCGCCGCCAAACTGGCCGGCTGA
- the ribB gene encoding 3,4-dihydroxy-2-butanone-4-phosphate synthase has translation MIETLLTRFGSSAERVEAGLAALRAGRGVLVTDDEDRENEGDLIFAAITLAEPQMAQLIRECSGIVCLCLPDERVRRLALPMMVADNRSPFQTAFTVSIEAAAGVTTGVSAADRVTTIRAAVAEGARPEDLRSPGHVFPLRACPGGVLERRGHTEATVDLCRLAGLPPYGVLCELTNPDGTMARLPEIVAFAERHGMPVLTVDDLVRYRSARELPAG, from the coding sequence ATGATTGAGACGCTGTTGACCCGGTTCGGCTCGTCGGCCGAGCGGGTGGAAGCGGGGCTGGCGGCCCTGCGCGCCGGCCGGGGAGTGCTGGTGACCGACGATGAGGACCGGGAGAACGAAGGGGATTTGATCTTCGCCGCCATTACCCTTGCCGAGCCCCAGATGGCGCAGCTGATTCGGGAGTGCAGCGGCATCGTCTGCCTCTGCCTGCCCGACGAACGGGTGCGCCGGCTGGCGTTGCCGATGATGGTGGCGGACAACCGGAGCCCGTTCCAGACCGCCTTTACCGTCTCGATCGAGGCGGCTGCCGGTGTCACCACCGGCGTGTCGGCGGCCGACCGGGTGACGACGATCCGGGCTGCCGTCGCCGAGGGGGCACGCCCCGAAGACCTGCGGTCGCCTGGCCATGTCTTTCCCCTGCGGGCATGCCCCGGCGGGGTCCTGGAACGGCGCGGCCATACCGAAGCGACGGTCGACCTCTGCCGGCTGGCCGGCTTGCCCCCCTACGGCGTCCTTTGCGAGTTGACCAACCCCGACGGGACGATGGCCCGGTTACCGGAGATCGTTGCCTTTGCCGAACGGCACGGGATGCCGGTCCTGACGGTGGACGACCTGGTGCGGTACCGGTCGGCCCGCGAGCTGCCGGCCGGCTGA